The Gadus morhua chromosome 10, gadMor3.0, whole genome shotgun sequence genome segment CCTGCAACAAAAATCTCTCCAGTCTGTCGATCAAGGGAAAACAGTTTTCGTGACTTGTCAGACACCCGTCCTAGTCCGTACGTAACTTCCCCATTAACACCCTCGTCTGCGTCAGAAGCGCTTACGGTGATTACAGGAGTTTTTATCGGTATGTTTTCAGCAAGGCTGGCCTCATACACTGCCTGACTAAACACTGGGGCGTTGTCATTAGCGTCCAACACAGTGACGTAAATTGCTACAGTGCCTGATCTCTGAGGAGAACCACCATCTAGAGCCGAAAGTAATAATTTGATTTCCTTCTGCTCCTCTCGATCTAATTCCTTGTCTAAAACTAATTCTCCATATTTAGTACCGTCATTTGACGTTTGTATATTGAAAACAAAGTGGTCATTCCGGTTGAGAGTGTAACTCTGAACACCGTTTTGGCCTATATCTTCATCATGGGCCGCATCGACGCGATACCGAGCTCCTTTGACAGCAGATTCACTGATTTCCAGCTTTATTCTGTCTGTTGGGAAAATCGGTGCATTGTCGTTTATGTCTTTTATCTGTAGTGATACACGGTGTAATTCCAAAGGAGATTCCAAAAGCAGCTCGAATTTAAGAACACATGACGGCTTTTCTCCGCATTGTTCCTCTCTGTCGATTCTCTCTGAAACAATGAGCTCTCCGCTTCGAAGACTGACATCACAATACCTCCGTTCGTTTTCCTCTGATTCAATACGAGCCTTCCTAGTAGATATTACGTCCAATGTAAGTCCCAGATCCTTGGCGATATTCCCGATAACAGATCCCTGCTTCATTTCCTCTTGAACCGAATAGCTCAGGTCGCCATGAACGAAATGCAgtccaaacaataaaaataaaaatccacaATGTCCCAACCGATTGTGTTCCATTGTAAAACAGAATAATATACTATTTAACTACTGTTTCGAGACTGCCAACAACGCTATTATGAAATGGATTTGATCGAAGGAACGACACGATCATTCGACTTAAATACTGCTGTAGAACGGTGTCCAAGCTTAGccttctgcttgcgtcaatagGTGGTGGGTCGAAATGCTGAAGATTGTATTTGATGAACTCAATTGCTGGTGCAGAGCGACACCATGAGTCAGTATGCAGAATAACATATTGAGATAGGATGTAAATCGTATAACACCAAATAAGCCTACTATTGAATTCCGTTTTCCTTTCACCGTCATATTTTATGGTCTTTGAATATAGCctaagaaaaataaacaacacaggCTTTGTTCTatgtagaaaaaaaacatttgatattGTTAAAATTATCCATAAATAATAGCACTTAAATGGTATAGTATTTACGAAGGCATTACAACGTTAAACCGCTTTGAATGGACATCCCAGAACCATGGACAGCGACATATCATGTAGTTGGTCAGTATTAACAAAGATCCATCAGACAGAGCTCAAGCATGCAGGTCGTTCAACACCTCAGTCAGTCCTTCACATATTATAGCAGTAACATAGTGGTTGGAGCAGCTAACACATTGTGTTATAATGATAAAATCCTCAGTTAACAAGTACTAGATGCTGAATCCTCCAAACACTCGACAACAAAGTGGGACTAGTTGTGACGGACTGGGAAAGTAATAGGGGGAAGTATAAAACCAACAATATCGCTTGGAAACAAGACAGGATGGAAACAAGACATCCTTCACTGCTTCTTCAGAAAGAAACTTGTTTCGTACCACAATAATGTTCCTAAAATAGACTCCTTAATAATTGGATTGCACCATAATAGtaaccaacagcagcagatgaaagGTGCAACTATGCAAGATATGTAAAAACAATAGAATCATGTGTGACAGCAAAGACAACATTTATGAAAAAATGATGCATGATCCAATGTTGAACTGCCAAAGAGAGCGCCCAATATGAGCTGCTATAGAGAGAAGCTGAAAGACCATATTTCTAAGTGAGAACATATTAGGAGTTGAaacacacgttatttctttaccTCAGGGGAAACATCCAGGTCTCCAAACACTTCTTCAAAGTCTGTTGGATTTTTTCTCAGGGTCTGGTCTGCAGGCAATGTGTTGTCATTGTAAGGTGTGACAAATTTAAAGTCACTTGTTCTAGATCCAGTGGTTAAATACGCATCATAATTATATGCGCTGCGTAAAGTTCCAGTGCCGTCCACATCTGCGTAGTTTGGAGGGAGATAAGAGCTGGGAATAGCAACCGCTCCATCAAATAACAGTCTGGGCTTCCTCCTCCGACAAAACCTCAATCCAAGAATGATAATAATGAAGGTCAGGAAAAAGGTGGAGACGGATACCAGCGCGATGATCAGATAAGATGTTAATTTAGAACTGCTATCTTCATAAGCCATGTCCTTCAGTTCTGGTACTTCAGCCAAGTTATCAGAAATCAGTAAAAACATGgaacatgtagcagagagggagggctgtccgtTATCCTTTACAGAGACTACAATGTTCTGTTTCATGTTGTCAGAATCAGAAATGTCTCGCTGGGTCCTGATCTCCCCACTGTGAAGATCGATTTTGAAGAGTCCCGGATCAGTGGACTTAATGATCTGATAGGACAGCCAGGCGTTCTGTCCAGAGTCCCCATCAACTGCTATCACCTTGGAAACCAGAGAACCTCCTTGTGCAGCTTTGGGTACCAGTTCAGTCATAAAGGAGTTTCCCTCTGGGGCGGGGTAAAGTATCTGAGGAGTGTTGTCATTCGCATCCGTTATGAAGACACTCACAGTCACGTTGCTGCTGAGCGGAGGAGAACCGTTGTCTCGTGCCATTACGTAGACTTTAAAGCTCCTAAACTGTTCATAATCAAAGGACCTGACACTGTGGATCATTCCGGTGTCTCCGTTAACAGATAAATAAGAGGAGACTGGAGCACCGTTGACTTCACCAGGTAAAAGAGAATAGATCACTGTACCGTTTTGTTTCCAGTCTGGGTCATGGGCCTTAATAGAACACAGGCTGTGGCCCGGTTTGTTGTTCTCAGGGACATAGCTGCTATACGACTGCTCCTCAAACACAGGtgggttgtcgttgacgtcagcTACTGAGATGTGAACAACTTTAACTgacgacagaggaggagagccctCGTCGATAGCAGTAATTGTAATGTTGTATTCAGACACCAGTTCCCTGTCTAGTTTCTCTGTTGTTACCAAAGAATAATAGTTTTTAATCGAAGGAATAAGTTTAAAAGGAACATGTTGCTGAAGAGAACACCTAACCTTTCGGTTTTTCTCTGAATCTCTATCCTGCACGTTGATAATTCCCACCTCCGTACCAGGAGATGCATTTTCTGGTACTGGATTGGATAACGATTTCAAGGCTATGACAGGGGAATTGTCATTAACATCGGTAATTCTTACAATTAATTTAGCGTCTGAAGAAATACCAAACCCATCTTTTGCCTGAACAATAATCTCATATTTTGATCCCTCCTCAAAGTCTATATCATCTGCAACAAATATTTCTCCGGTCTGTCGATCAAGGGAGAACAGTTTTCGTGACTTTTCAGACACCCGTCCTAGTCCGTATGTAACTTCTCCATTAACACCCTCGTCTGCGTCAGAAGCGCTAACGGTGATTACAGGGGTTCTAATCGCAGTGTTTTCAGGCAGACTGGCCTCATACACGGCCTGACTAAACACTGGGGCGTTATCATTATCGTCCAACACAGTGACGTCTATCGCTAATGTGCCTGATCTCTGAGGAGAACCACCATCCAGAGCCGAAAGTAATAATTTGATTTCCTTCTGCTCTTCTCTATCTAACTCCTTTTCTAAAACTAATTCTCCAAATTTAGTCCCATCACTTGACGTTTGTATATTGAACAGAAAGTGGTCATTCCGTTTAAGAGTGTAAGTCTGAACACCGTTTTGGCCCGTATCTTCATCATGAGCCGCATCGACGCGATACCGCGCTCCTTTGTCGGCAGATTCTCTGATTTCCAGCTTTATTCTGTCAGTTGGGAAACTCGGTGCGTTGTCGTTTATGTCTTGTATCTGTAGTGATACACGGTGCAATTCTAATGGTGATTCTAAAAGCAGCTCGAATTTAAGAACACACGAAGGCTTTTCTCCGCATTGTTCCTCTCGGTCGATTCTCTCTGAAACAATGAGCTCTCCGCTCCGAAGATTGACGTCACAATACCTCCGTTCGTTTTCTTCTGTTTCAATACGAGCCTTCCGAGCAGACAGTACGTCCAATGTAAGTCCCAGGTCCTTGGCGATATTCCCGATTACAGATCCACCCTTCATCTCCTCTAGAACAGTATAGTCCAGGTCGCCATGAACGTGATTCAGCGCAGATAATACGAATGAAAACACGCAAAGACCCAATCCTTTGTATTCCATCCTTGTAAATCAAGTATGTAATAATATAAAGTATGGTTTCGTGATTTATATCCTCgtctaaataaatgtattcgATCGAAAAAGGGAAAGACCATCAGCCCTTTAATACCCCGACGTTTTTCGACGAATCTCCGGGCTTGTCTGCCTTCTGCTCTCCTCAGAAGGTGGATGGGGAAAGGCCGACGATTATATCACGTTGGAATCTATTGTTGGTGAATAGCGACACCTTGAGTCATAACGGAGTATAAACATGTAAAAGTGGCGTTAGCTCATGTAACACCAAACGCTATTATATTTACTtgtgctttttgttttttcttctgacTGAGTTAAACAATAACTTACGACATATTTGCACCACGTGGAATGGGTAACAGACAAATTCTAACGAGTGAAACAATTTTCCCTTCACATAAATTGGATGTGTGGCCAATATAGCATTCACAATGGCAAAGCAATGGGATACAGAACCAAAGCGATCCCAGAACCATGGACAGCGACATAGCATGCAGTCGTCAGCAGTAACAGAGATCCATCAGACATAGCTCAGCATGCAGACTGTTCAACACCACAGTCAATCCTCTACATAATGTAGCAGTAACATAGTGGTTAGAGCAGCCAACACATAGTGGCACAATACAGTCCTTAGATGAAACGGTCATCTCTGCTGAATAGATGCTGAAGCCCCTGaagcagtcatactcaagtagcggcccgcgggccttttgtggcccgcggggtgtctattaatggccctcgagctgttttgaaaaaaaaatttaattataaataaaaaaaaaaaaaaaaaaaaaaaaaaatcgtgctgggcgctcttattttgaaaccgcgcgccgcgatctcaatacgaggctggaggttgcaacgataaacagatagcactccagcccacagaccgctccagccctcccaaactcgaggcagacagtccatctcagcagcagtcaaggccgatttagggtcgttttagacgcagagacgtaagcacgtaatttacacaagggacttgttttagacaagttttgatttacggttcctttaaggttccttaaggattgcgcgtgttgcaaggggattctccgccagaacagtagggggagcaacgaacgaatctgtgggcgtggaagtggaaatcgctggcttgtttatatttataattatcataattcgttcttgtgttttcttcttctccttcttcaaaattcttcattcgcttctgtcacggccttttaaaaatggcgctattatgctgtaaaaccggaaatgtgagactcctgaaaggatgtggttagctggccaatcacagtctttgcgagctgcgtagggccgtagtgttttagtcgcatagtcaggaattttggccgacgcacttaagcacgtaaggggggatattttaccgcgcaagggggggttatgtatcttacgtgcttacgcgttacgtctaaaacagagcatatatcggcctcagtcacacgtataccgaccggccccttgagtcactgaaaaaaattttgtggcccctcatcatttctacttgagtacccctgcccTAAAGACTCAACAACAAAGTTGGACAATTGGTTACAGACTGGGCAGAGAAAAGATTACAGGgggaagaaaaataataattataataatgcatAGAAACCAGACAGGAGGATTTCTGTGACAATGAGAGTATTGTCAGGGATTTCTTGGACAATCACTAATCTATGACCCAAATCCATTCAAAGATATCTATTCGAACAGTGTAGATAGAAAGACGTCAATTTAAATTGACCTATGAACTTTTTTCATTGAACTCTGAATAGAAGTTAAGGTGGTTACTTACAATTATAGcactgaaagaaagaaaggaaggttAAATCCTTAACTGCTTTTCAGCAACAACTTTGTTTCACACACTCATGAAGCATGTACAAATGCAGTAATGTAGGACTACTAATAGGAATGCAACATCAAAATAACCAACAATGTAATGGAATCATACATATGATTTAACCATGGGGGCCAGCAAAGACAAAAACATGCCTGACACAGCTCATTGCAACCGTCAAACGGTCCTTTCAAAACTAtttactttggataaaaaatatatttctgtttttttattttccacaaGCCTACCTCTGGTGAAACATCAAGGTCTCCAAACACTTCTTCAAAGTCGGCTGGATTTTTTCTCAGGGTCTGGTCAGCAGGCAGTGTGTTGTCATTGTAAGACGTGAGAAATTTAAAGTCACTTGTTCTAGATCCAGTGGTTAAATACGCATCATAATTATACGTGCTGCGTAAAGTTCCAGTGCCGTCCACATCTGCATAGTTTGGAGGGAGATAAGAGCTGGGAATAGCAACCGCTCCATCAAACAACAGTCGGGGCTTTCTCCTCCGACAAAACCTCAATCCcagaatgataataatgaaaGTCAGGAAAAAGGTGGAGACGGACACCAGCGCGATGATCAGATATGATGTTAATTTAGAACTGCTATTATCATAAGCCATGTCCTTTAGTTCTGGTACTTCAGCCAAGTTATCAGAAATCAGTAAAAACATGgaacatgtagcagagagggagggctgtccgtTGTCCTTTACAGTGACTACAATGTTCTGTTTCATGTTGTCAGAATCAGAAATATCTCGCTGGGTCCTGATCTCCCCACTGTGCAGATCGATTTTGAATAGTCCCGGATCAGTGGACTTAATGATCTGATAGGACAGCCAGGCGTTCTGTCCAGAGTCCCCATCAACTGCTATCACCTTGGAAACCAGAGAACCTCCTTGTGCAGCTTTGGGTACCAGTTCAGTCATGAAGGAGTTTCCCTCTGGGGCGGGGTAAAGTATCTGAGGAGTGTTGTCATTTACATCCATTATGAAGACACTCACAGTCACGTTGCTGCTGAGCGGAGGAGAACCGTTGTCTCGTGCCGTTACATAGACTTTAAAGCTCCTAAATTGTTCACAATCAAATGACTTGACACTTTGGATCATTCCGGTGCCTCCGTTAACAGATAGATAAGAGGAGACTGGAGCACCGTTGACTTCACCAGGTAAAAGAGAATAGATCACTGTACCATTTTGTCTCCAGTCTGGGTCATGGGCCTTAACAGAACACAGACTGTGGCCCGGTTTGTTGTTTTCAGGGACATAGCTGCTATACGACTGTTCCTCAAACACAGGTGGGTTGTCGTTCACATCGGCCAAAGAGACCCGAATTGTTTTCAAAGATGACAGCGGTGGTGAACCGTTGTCGGAAGCAGTGATTGTAATGTTGTAATCAGTAACTTCTTCACGGTCTAGTTTATCCGTGGTCACTAAAGAATAATAGTTTTTGATTGAGGGAATCAGTTTGAAAGGAACCATTTGTTGAATGTAGCAGCGGACCTGTTTATTTTTCTCTGAATCTCTGTCCTGCACGTTAATAAGGCCTACAACTGTACCAGGTGGCACGTTCTCTGGTATGGGAGCGGTCAAGGATTTCAACACTATGACCGGGGCGTTGTCATTAATATCGGTAATACTTATTATCACCTTTGAATCTGAGGAAAGACCGTATCCATCTTTGGCCTCAACAAACATTTCATATTTTGAATCCTCTTCAAAGTCAATGTTTCCTGCAACAAATATCTCCCCAGTCTGTCCATCAAGTGAAAACATGTTCCGTGATTTATCAGACATTCGGCTCAGTTCATATGTAACGTCCCCATTAACGCCCTCGTCTGCGTCAGTGGCGCTCACCGTAATCACGTGGGTTTTCAACTGAGAGTTTTCCGGAAGTCTGGCTTCATACACGGCCTGACTAAACACTGGGGCGTTATCATTAGCGTCCAACACAGTGACGTCTATGACTACTGTGCCTGATCTCTGAGGAGATCCACCATCTAGAGCAGTGAGCAATAATCGTATttgctgctgctcctctctgTCTAACTCCTTTTCTAAAACCAATTCGCCATATTTACTACCGGCACTTGTAGTTTGTAAATTCAAAATAAAGTGGTTATTCCGTTGAAGAGTGTAACTTTGTATCGCATTCTGGCCTACATCTGAATCGTGAGCCGCATTAACGCGATACCGAGCTCCTTTGACAGCAGATTCTCTAATTTCCAGCTTGATAATATCCGTTGGGAAACTCGGTGCATTGTCGTTTATGTCTTGTATCTGTAGTGATACACGGTGTAATTCTAATGGAGATTCCAAAAGGAGCTCGAATTTAAAAACACAAGACGGCTTTTCTCCGCATTGTTCCTCTCTGTCGATTCTCTCTGAAACAATGAGCTCTCCGCTTCTTAGACTTACGTCACAATACCTCCGTTCGTTTTCCTCTGTTTCAATGCGAGCCTTCCTAGCAGATAATATGTCCTATGTAAGTCCCAGGTCCTTGGCTATATTCCCGATAACAGATCCGCGTTTCATCTCCTCTTGAACCGAATAGCTCAGGTCGCCATTAACGTAATGCAGCACAGAcaataaaaagacaaaaataaataaaccgtTGTTTTCCATCCTGGTATCCAGAGTAATAAACGTTAAAAAACGATTGGCTTCGTATTTCTTACAacccaaaaaataaatggatttGATCGAAGGAATGAAAAGACCACCGCTTCTTAAAACCCTGCCGCATTTCAAAGAGTCCCCAGGTTTGGCTGCCTTCTGCTCTCGTTAAGAGGTTGTGGGTGGAAAGGCGACAATTATATTACGTTAGAATCTATTGCAGGTACATAGCGACGCCTTGAGTCATCATGAAGTATAGCACTTTAATAGTGCTCATAACTTATGCAACACCAAACGCTATTCTATTCACTTGTGCGcttttgtattcatttattatcTTCTGACTAAGTGAAACAATAAATTACGGCACATGTGCACCATATAGaatgaagaaataaaaaatcGACCAAATGATACAATCTTTCCATCATATCAATTGAATGGGTGGCCAACCTCGCAGACACGATGGCGGCTCAGTAGGAATAGAGAACCGATGGCCATCACAGCAGCAAAGCATGCCGTAGGTCAGTAGTAACAGAGATCCATCTAACAGAGACAGATCAGGCATATCGTCCAATACCTCCAGTCCTCAACATAGTGTATCAGTAACAGAGTGGTTGGAGCAGCTCAGACATAGTGGAAAAAATATGCAGACTAGATGATGATGCCTACAAATGATAAACAACAAAGGATGAAAAACATATAGGAGGGAAGTTAAAAGGGGGAGGAAAGCACAAAGAAAACCGCATAGAAAACCGATGGAATGTTTGATGTGACAGTAAAAGTGTTTCTTTGGATATATTGACCAATCACAACTCTGTCACCAAAGACGAAATATTTTGATCTCAAAGAACTCAATTTTTTTCTTGAACTTCTGAACAAAATCAAAGATGCTGTAATTCTTGAAGCACAGATTGAAAGAAAGGCTGTCATATCGTTAACTGCTTCTTCTAAATGCATACAAATGGCATAATGTAGCCCATTCATTAGGAATGCAACTACGTAACCTCAACGTTATActcaataaaataatgaaaatatgAAACTAAGTGTAAGCCCTTGTTTTTTAAAAGTAATTGCCTGTAACAATGTTGACTTTCATGGGTCCGTCACAATGAGTTTATTTTACAGAAATGTGATAAATGTATGACAGAAGCTGAGTAAGGGAGATAAGCTGTATTGGTGAGAAGCTGAAAGTGTTTTCTTTGTGCACACAAATATGTATTGTTTTTACCTCTGGGGACGAATCGATGTCTCCAAATACTTCTTCAAGGTCTGTTGGATTTTTTCTCAGGGTCTGGTCTGCAGGCAGTGTGTTGTCATTGTAAGACGTGACAAATTTAAAGTCACTCGTTCTAGATCCAGTGGTTAAATACGCATCATAATTATATGTACTGCGTAAAGTTCCAGTGCCATCCACATCTGCGTAGTTTGGAGGGAGATATGAGCTGGGAATAGCAACCGCTCCATCAAATAACAGTCTGGGCTTTCTCCTCTGACAAAACCTCAATCCcagaatgataataatgaaaGTCAGGAAAAAGGTGGAGACGGATACCAGCGCGATGATCAGATAAGATGTTAATTTAGAACTGCTTTCTTCATAAGCCATGTCCTTCAGCTCTGGTACTTCAGCCAAGTTATCAGAAATCAGTAAAAACATGgaacatgtagcagagagggagggctgtccgtTATCCTTTACAGCGACTACAATGTTCTGTTTCATGTTGTCAGAATCAGAAATGTCTCGCTGGGTCTTGATCTCCCCACTGTGCAGATCAATTTTGAAAAGTCCCGGATCAGTGGACTTAATTATCTGATAGGACAGCCAGGCGTTCTGTCCAGAGTCCCCATCAACAGCTATCACCTTGGAAACCAGAGAACCTCCTTGTGCATCTTTAGGTACCAGTTCAGTCATAAAGAAGTTTCCCTCTGGGGCGGGGTAAAGTATCTGAGGAGTGTTGTCATTTACATCCGTTATGAAGACACTCACAGTCACGTTGCTGCTGAGTGGAGGAGAACCGTTGTCTCGTGCCATTACATAGACTTTAAAGCTCCTAAACTGTTCATAATCAAACAACCTGACACTTTGGATCACTCCTGTGTCTCCATTAACAGATAAATAAGAGGAGACTGGAGCACCGTTGACTTCACCAGGTAAAAGAGAATAGATCACTGTACCGTTTTGTCTCCAGTCTGGGTCATGGGCCTTAACAGAACACAGGCTGTGGCCCGGTTTGTTGTTCTCAGGGACATAGCTGCTATACGACTGTTCCTCAAACACAGGtgggttgtcgttgacgtcagcTATTGAGATGTGAACAACTTTAACTgacgacagaggaggagagccctCGTCGATAGCATTAATTGTAACGTTGTATTCAGACACCAGTTCCCTGTCTAGTTTCTCTGTTGTTACCAAAGAATAATAGTTTTTAATTGAAGGAATAAGTTTAAAAGGAACATGTTTCTGAAGAGAACACCTAACCTTTCGGTTTTTCTCTGAATCTCTATCCTGCACGTTAATAAGGCCCACCTCCGTACCAGGTGACACGTTCTCAGGTACGGGATTGGTCGATGACTTCAGTGATATGACTGGGGCGTTGTCATTAACATCAGTTATACTTATAATTACTTTAGTATCAGAAGAAAGACCATATCCATCTTGTGCCTTCacaaatatttcatattttggTCCATCTTCAAAGTCTATGACACCGGACACAATAATCTCCCCAGTCTGTCCATCAAGAGAAAACAAGGAATTCGATTTTTCTGTTATTCGGCCTAGTCCATATGTAACGTCACCATTAACACCTTCGTCCGCATCAGTAGCGCTGACAGTAATTACGTGAGTTTTCAATGGAGCGTTTTCAGGCAGACTTGCCTCATACACGGCCTGACTAAATACTGGGGCGTTATCATTTGCATCCAACACGATGACGTTTATTGCAACTGTTCCTGATCTCTGAGGAGAACCACCATCTAGAGCCGTGAGCAATAATTTAATATTCTGCTGCGCCTCTCGATCTAACTCCTTATCAAGAATCAATACGCTGTACTGACTGCCAGCATTTGTAGTTTGTACATTCAAAACAAAGTGACCGTTAGGTTGAAGTCTGTAAGTCTGAATTGCATTCTGGCCTACATCGTCATCGTGAGCCGCATCAACGCGATACCGAGCGCCTTTGTCAGCAGATTCACTTATTTCCAGCTTTATTATTTCCGACGGGAATCTTGGTGCATTGTCATTTACGTCTTGTATCTGTAGTGATACAAGGTGTAATTCTAATGGCGATTCCAAAATAAGCTCGAATTTAAGAACACACGAAGGCTTTTCTCCGCATTGTTCCTCTCTGTCGATTCTCTCTGAAACAATGAGCTCTCCGCTTCTTAGACTGACGTCACAATACCTCCGTTCGTTTTCCTCTCTTTCAATACGAGTTTTCCTAGCAGATAATATGTCCAATGTAAGTCCCAGGTCCTTGGCGATATTCCCAATAACAGATCCAAGCTTCAACTCCTCTTGAACCGAATAGCTCAGGTCGCCATAAACGTATTGCAGCGCAGATAACCaaaacacagaaagaaagaagcCATGGTTTTCCATCCTTGTACAAACGGATTCGTACACTATAGAGACGATATTGGGTCTCCTTAATACGCACGAAATGCAATGATTCGATCGTAGAAATGGAAAAACCATCGGCTTAATAGCCCTCCGCTTTTCTACCAATCTCCAGGTTTGTACTGCCCTCATGAAGAGGTGGTTAGTGAAAAGGCTGAAGGTTGATATGATGAAGGCTATACTCTATTGTAGGTGCATAGCGACACCTTGAGTCATCAGGAAGCATAACACATTGAGAGTGCGGACAGACCTTAATACTGAATATTAATTTCAttcgtttttgttttgctttataAAAAAGATGAGTCGACTTATTGAGATAATTAATAACGCCATATGTGCACCATTAGGAATGAATGCATGTACCGTAGTCTTTCTTGTTTAACTGTTGGTGTTTATTATCTAAGCTTGCCATTTCATGTTGATCTGGTCCCCAGGAAGACTTTTCCTCAAGGTGTCAGCCAATGGGGATCATTTCATGAAATAAACTATAGAAAGAAAGTCATTAAAATTGTAAATACAATATTTGACATTCTACAAAATTAAACCATTTTAAAATCATATAAATTAAATGGGTGATTAATATAGTATTCCTG includes the following:
- the LOC115552194 gene encoding protocadherin beta-15-like; translated protein: MEYKGLGLCVFSFVLSALNHVHGDLDYTVLEEMKGGSVIGNIAKDLGLTLDVLSARKARIETEENERRYCDVNLRSGELIVSERIDREEQCGEKPSCVLKFELLLESPLELHRVSLQIQDINDNAPSFPTDRIKLEIRESADKGARYRVDAAHDEDTGQNGVQTYTLKRNDHFLFNIQTSSDGTKFGELVLEKELDREEQKEIKLLLSALDGGSPQRSGTLAIDVTVLDDNDNAPVFSQAVYEASLPENTAIRTPVITVSASDADEGVNGEVTYGLGRVSEKSRKLFSLDRQTGEIFVADDIDFEEGSKYEIIVQAKDGFGISSDAKLIVRITDVNDNSPVIALKSLSNPVPENASPGTEVGIINVQDRDSEKNRKVRCSLQQHVPFKLIPSIKNYYSLVTTEKLDRELVSEYNITITAIDEGSPPLSSVKVVHISVADVNDNPPVFEEQSYSSYVPENNKPGHSLCSIKAHDPDWKQNGTVIYSLLPGEVNGAPVSSYLSVNGDTGMIHSVRSFDYEQFRSFKVYVMARDNGSPPLSSNVTVSVFITDANDNTPQILYPAPEGNSFMTELVPKAAQGGSLVSKVIAVDGDSGQNAWLSYQIIKSTDPGLFKIDLHSGEIRTQRDISDSDNMKQNIVVSVKDNGQPSLSATCSMFLLISDNLAEVPELKDMAYEDSSSKLTSYLIIALVSVSTFFLTFIIIILGLRFCRRRKPRLLFDGAVAIPSSYLPPNYADVDGTGTLRSAYNYDAYLTTGSRTSDFKFVTPYNDNTLPADQTLRKNPTDFEEVFGDLDVSPEVRQFHCTNF
- the LOC115552161 gene encoding protocadherin beta-15-like; the encoded protein is MRAVQTWRLVEKRRAIKPMVFPFLRSNHCISCVLRRPNIVSIVYESVCTRMENHGFFLSVFWLSALQYVYGDLSYSVQEELKLGSVIGNIAKDLGLTLDILSARKTRIEREENERRYCDVSLRSGELIVSERIDREEQCGEKPSCVLKFELILESPLELHLVSLQIQDVNDNAPRFPSEIIKLEISESADKGARYRVDAAHDDDVGQNAIQTYRLQPNGHFVLNVQTTNAGSQYSVLILDKELDREAQQNIKLLLTALDGGSPQRSGTVAINVIVLDANDNAPVFSQAVYEASLPENAPLKTHVITVSATDADEGVNGDVTYGLGRITEKSNSLFSLDGQTGEIIVSGVIDFEDGPKYEIFVKAQDGYGLSSDTKVIISITDVNDNAPVISLKSSTNPVPENVSPGTEVGLINVQDRDSEKNRKVRCSLQKHVPFKLIPSIKNYYSLVTTEKLDRELVSEYNVTINAIDEGSPPLSSVKVVHISIADVNDNPPVFEEQSYSSYVPENNKPGHSLCSVKAHDPDWRQNGTVIYSLLPGEVNGAPVSSYLSVNGDTGVIQSVRLFDYEQFRSFKVYVMARDNGSPPLSSNVTVSVFITDVNDNTPQILYPAPEGNFFMTELVPKDAQGGSLVSKVIAVDGDSGQNAWLSYQIIKSTDPGLFKIDLHSGEIKTQRDISDSDNMKQNIVVAVKDNGQPSLSATCSMFLLISDNLAEVPELKDMAYEESSSKLTSYLIIALVSVSTFFLTFIIIILGLRFCQRRKPRLLFDGAVAIPSSYLPPNYADVDGTGTLRSTYNYDAYLTTGSRTSDFKFVTSYNDNTLPADQTLRKNPTDLEEVFGDIDSSPEVRQFHCTNF